In Clostridium sp. JN-1, one genomic interval encodes:
- a CDS encoding alpha/beta-type small acid-soluble spore protein, which produces MSRRPLVPEAKDELDKLKTKYENEFGMELNDSYKGNRASKLNGYIGGPVGGLMTKKMVEAFEKKLVDK; this is translated from the coding sequence ATGAGTAGAAGACCTTTAGTTCCAGAGGCAAAAGATGAACTTGATAAATTAAAAACAAAATATGAAAACGAATTTGGAATGGAACTTAATGATAGCTATAAGGGAAATAGAGCTTCAAAATTAAACGGTTATATTGGAGGACCAGTTGGTGGATTAATGACTAAAAAAATGGTAGAAGCATTTGAAAAAAAGTTAGTAGATAAATAG
- the pdxS gene encoding pyridoxal 5'-phosphate synthase lyase subunit PdxS gives MAKYELNKNLAQMLKGGVIMDVVDAKQAEIAEKAGACAVMALEKVPADIRKQGGVARMSDPKMIKEIKAAVSIPVMAKVRIGHFVEAEILQAIGIDFIDESEVLTPADDKYHIDKTSFDVPFVCGARNLGEALRRIGEGAAMIRTKGEAGTGDIVQAVTHMRCIMDEMRKVKNSPKDELMTLAKEIGAPFNLVKYVWENGKLPVVNFAAGGVATPADAALMMKLGAEGVFVGSGIFKSGDPEKRAKAIVMAVTYYNDSKIIAEVSEDLGEPMVGINCSELTNRFEERGW, from the coding sequence ATGGCAAAGTATGAATTAAACAAAAATTTAGCCCAAATGCTTAAGGGCGGAGTAATTATGGATGTAGTGGATGCTAAACAAGCTGAAATTGCTGAAAAAGCAGGAGCTTGTGCGGTTATGGCACTTGAAAAGGTACCAGCAGATATAAGAAAACAAGGTGGAGTTGCAAGAATGTCAGATCCTAAGATGATAAAGGAGATAAAAGCGGCAGTTTCAATTCCAGTTATGGCAAAGGTTAGAATAGGACATTTTGTTGAAGCTGAGATACTTCAAGCTATTGGAATTGATTTTATAGATGAAAGTGAAGTTTTAACACCTGCAGATGATAAATATCATATAGATAAGACAAGCTTTGATGTTCCTTTTGTATGTGGTGCGAGAAATTTAGGTGAAGCATTAAGAAGGATAGGGGAAGGGGCAGCAATGATAAGAACTAAAGGAGAAGCAGGAACAGGCGATATAGTTCAAGCTGTTACTCACATGAGATGCATAATGGATGAAATGAGAAAAGTTAAGAATTCACCAAAGGATGAACTTATGACATTAGCTAAAGAAATTGGAGCACCTTTTAACCTTGTAAAGTACGTTTGGGAAAATGGAAAGCTTCCAGTAGTCAATTTTGCTGCTGGTGGAGTTGCTACACCTGCCGATGCAGCACTCATGATGAAATTGGGGGCTGAAGGAGTATTTGTTGGATCAGGAATATTTAAGTCAGGAGATCCTGAAAAAAGGGCTAAAGCAATAGTTATGGCAGTAACTTATTACAATGATTCAAAGATTATAGCAGAAGTTTCAGAAGATCTTGGTGAGCCAATGGTTGGAATAAATTGCAGTGAATTAACTAACAGATTTGAAGAAAGAGGCTGGTAA
- a CDS encoding amidase domain-containing protein, giving the protein MLKLKYTKFKLISIVLILIFLITPLYKTSAYDSNKHISDSDISSELQKIYDIRSNALKTGDYSTLSDCYDTSKPSGKYALDHEIKRVKYLKDWSSQKNIEFQNIKSNINIKKVRRSGNALRLSLIESYKFDYNYKGDQANSINPFGVGIRHTVSLINKNQKWLILSDWYTDCFEDSLQLYANNADNKYASSQNIFDMTSNFISKINSTLVKSSRNHYNRENAVAYADKYCGAAWGSSNDFKYNKKYQDYNGAGGDCTNFISQVLGDKQGGSLKINDTWHPSSRAWSNADGLKSYLLYSGRGRIIKVGTYNQLTNSHRMSDEILNSLQVGDLIAYEKGRGNIDHFAIITGFDTHNYPLVNSHTTDRYHVPWDLGWGNKDIRFFFIHVND; this is encoded by the coding sequence ATGTTGAAATTGAAATATACAAAATTTAAACTTATATCCATAGTTTTGATACTTATTTTTTTAATAACACCGCTTTATAAAACCTCAGCATATGATTCTAATAAACATATAAGTGACAGTGATATAAGTTCTGAATTACAAAAAATATATGATATTCGATCAAATGCTCTTAAAACAGGTGATTATTCAACATTAAGTGATTGTTATGATACATCCAAACCAAGTGGTAAATATGCATTAGATCACGAAATAAAAAGAGTTAAATATTTAAAGGATTGGTCTAGTCAAAAAAACATAGAATTTCAAAATATTAAATCTAATATTAACATTAAAAAAGTTAGACGTTCCGGAAACGCACTGAGATTAAGTCTTATTGAAAGTTACAAATTTGATTATAATTATAAAGGGGACCAGGCTAATTCAATAAATCCATTTGGAGTGGGTATACGACATACTGTTAGTTTAATTAACAAAAACCAAAAATGGCTGATACTTAGTGATTGGTATACTGACTGCTTTGAAGACTCATTACAACTTTATGCCAATAACGCTGATAACAAATATGCATCATCACAAAATATTTTTGATATGACTTCGAACTTTATAAGTAAAATCAATAGTACTTTGGTTAAAAGCAGTAGAAACCATTATAATAGAGAAAATGCAGTAGCTTATGCTGATAAATATTGCGGTGCAGCTTGGGGAAGTAGTAATGACTTTAAATATAATAAAAAATATCAAGATTATAATGGAGCAGGTGGTGATTGTACTAACTTTATTTCTCAAGTCCTAGGTGATAAGCAGGGCGGCTCATTAAAGATTAATGATACATGGCATCCTAGCAGTAGAGCTTGGTCAAATGCAGATGGTCTTAAAAGTTATTTATTATATAGTGGAAGAGGAAGAATTATAAAGGTTGGTACTTACAATCAGCTGACAAATTCACACCGCATGTCAGATGAAATACTTAACAGTTTACAAGTTGGAGACTTAATAGCTTATGAAAAGGGAAGAGGAAACATAGATCATTTTGCAATAATAACAGGCTTTGACACACATAACTATCCATTAGTTAACTCTCATACAACAGATAGGTATCATGTTCCCTGGGACTTAGGCTGGGGAAACAAGGATATAAGATTTTTCTTTATACATGTAAATGATTAA
- a CDS encoding superoxide dismutase family protein has product MHFENYECPFLDYDYEDMYRQQQQQPRRRAIANITGGPLAPNIRGTVTFTDVRGGTEVSVEVNGLPPYRRGGGGRPQVGPFGFHIHQNGNCNPGTPREPLPSTGEHWNPTNQPHGNHAGDFPVLFSNNGYARMTFFTNKFRVGQVVGRSVVIHESPDDYRTQPAGASGRKLACGVIRWMR; this is encoded by the coding sequence ATGCATTTTGAAAATTATGAGTGCCCTTTTTTAGATTATGATTATGAAGATATGTATAGACAGCAGCAGCAACAGCCTAGAAGAAGAGCTATAGCAAATATAACAGGAGGACCATTAGCCCCTAATATAAGAGGTACTGTAACATTTACAGATGTAAGAGGTGGAACTGAAGTTTCTGTAGAAGTTAATGGACTTCCACCATATAGACGTGGAGGAGGAGGCAGACCACAAGTTGGACCTTTTGGATTCCACATACATCAAAATGGTAATTGCAATCCAGGTACGCCTAGGGAACCATTACCTAGTACAGGGGAGCATTGGAATCCAACTAATCAACCTCACGGCAATCATGCAGGTGATTTTCCAGTTCTATTTTCAAATAATGGATATGCTAGGATGACATTTTTTACAAACAAGTTTAGAGTTGGTCAAGTTGTAGGCAGGTCCGTAGTAATACATGAAAGTCCGGATGATTATAGGACACAGCCAGCAGGGGCATCTGGTAGAAAACTAGCATGCGGTGTTATTAGATGGATGAGATAA
- a CDS encoding bacteriohemerythrin — translation MFQWKKEYETGIKTIDEQHQELFRIANKSYALLKNDMILDKYDRVVEILNELLDYCEYHFSTEEKYLLDIGYKKFVSHKAQHEGFIKKLRDINFDEIDEDQDKYLMGILEFFIKWISGHILSRDMDYARYSRTLS, via the coding sequence ATGTTTCAATGGAAAAAGGAATATGAAACTGGAATAAAAACCATAGATGAACAGCATCAAGAGTTATTTAGAATAGCAAATAAATCTTATGCTCTTTTAAAAAATGATATGATTTTAGATAAATATGATAGAGTAGTAGAAATCTTAAATGAGTTACTAGATTATTGTGAATATCACTTTTCTACGGAAGAAAAGTACTTATTAGATATAGGTTACAAAAAATTCGTTAGTCATAAAGCACAGCATGAGGGATTTATTAAAAAGCTTAGAGATATAAATTTTGATGAAATAGACGAAGATCAAGATAAATATTTAATGGGAATATTAGAATTTTTCATAAAATGGATATCTGGACACATACTATCTAGGGATATGGACTATGCTAGATACAGCAGAACCTTATCTTAA